In Myxocyprinus asiaticus isolate MX2 ecotype Aquarium Trade chromosome 3, UBuf_Myxa_2, whole genome shotgun sequence, the following proteins share a genomic window:
- the LOC127428056 gene encoding sentrin-specific protease 3-like isoform X1 — translation MRDSGSSLAQTHWSNELTLTAGQEGAGGRGAIGGGNLINLAMAQHAPSPTHFKLGRREEDVSMWGADYAVPEEEEEDENVDMESEEDLVEKKDEGGFQWNDKGDEDWGSPEHSQPVEMDVNVTGGFTYCLAQTKPSPLKERRLARLQYRGKRYVNIRYRLAQQWRTWRQRAKWAGTMGYRRLWRCHRRRHSDSRPYQRQPGGSLLNGDRVGRLSDSCSTNGVPKGKDAIYGANMGDREGRTSPTNVQSQRDKSSLQNQLGSEHISCVQGILDTFLQQYGSLIPIHVNEVVEKLQDVFNESFSSPHRKVMVQHLMQSFQRMSGSAVMRGFRVNYKRHVLTMDDLSTLYGQNWLNDQVMNMYGDLVMDAAPEKVHFFNSFFYDKLRTKGYDGVKRWTKNVDIFQKKFLLIPIHLEVHWSLVCVNVPQRSITYFDSQRTLNRRCPKHIAKYLQAEAIKREQKEFYTGWKGLFKMVGCKNVARQNNDSDCGAFVLQYCKCLALEQPFSFGQQDMPKLRRQMYKELCHCKLSL, via the exons ATGAGAGACAGTGGCAGCAGCCTGGCTCAAACACACTGGTCCAATGAGTTGACCCTGACCGCAGGGCAGGAGGGTGCTGGAGGTAGGGGTGCCATTGGAGGCGGCAATTTAATTAACCTGGCCATGGCCCAACATGCCCCCAGCCCCACCCACTTCAAACTGGGCCGCAGAGAGGAAGATGTCAGCATGTGGGGGGCAGACTATGCTGTtcctgaggaggaggaggaagatgaaAATGTGGATATGGAGAGTGAAGAGGATCTGGTGGAAAAGAAAGATGAGGGTGGTTTCCAGTGGAATGATAAAGGTGATGAGGACTGGGGATCACCAGAACACTCACAGCCAGTGGAGATGGATGTAAATGTTACAGGTGGCTTTACCTACTGCTTGGCCCAGACTAAGCCCAGTCCACTTAAAGAGAGGAGGCTAGCCCGGTTGCAATATCGGGGCAAGAGGTATGTGAACATTCGCTACCGTCTGGCCCAACAGTGGAGAACTTGGCGCCAGCGAGCCAAATGGGCAGGAACTATGGGATATAGGAGGTTATGGAGATGTCACAGACGCCGCCACTCTGACAGTCGGCCTTACCAGAGACAGCCTGGCGGTTCATTGTTAAATGGAGATCGAGTAGGACGTTTGTCTG aCTCCTGTAGCACAAATGGGGTTCCAAAAGGAAAGGATGCTATCTATGGAGCAAACATGGGGGACAGGGAGGGGCGGACCTCCCCTACCAATGTCCAATCTCAACGGGACAAGTCATCCCTACAGAATCAGCTTGGCAGTGAACACATCTCTTGTGTACAAG GTATTCTGGATACGTTTCTCCAGCAGTACGGCAGTTTGATTCCCATCCATGTGAATGAAGTGGTGGAGAAGCTTCAGGACGTCTTCAATGAGAGCTTCTCAAGTCCTCACAG GAAAGTAATGGTGCAACATTTAATGCAGTCTTTTCAGCGCATGTCTGGAAGTGCAGTAATGCGAGGCTTCCGTGTAAATTACAAACGTCATGTTCTCACCATGGATGATCTGAGCACGCTGTATGGCCAGAACTGGCTAAATGATCAG GTCATGAACATGTATGGGGATTTGGTCATGGATGCTGCCCCTGAAAAG GTCCACTTTTTCAACAGCTTCTTTTATGACAAACTTCGGACGAAAGGTTATGACGGGGTCAAACGTTGGACAAAAAAC GTTGATATTTTCCAGAAGAAGTTCTTGTTGATCCCTATTCACCTGGAGGTGCACTGGTCATTAGTGTGTGTAAATGTTCCTCAGCGTAGCATCACATACTTTGATTCCCAGAGGACCCTCAACCGCCGTTGCCCCAAA CACATTGCCAAATACCTGCAAGCGGAGGCAATCAAGAGAGAACAGAAAGAATTTTACACAGGGTGGAAAGGCCTTTTCAAAATGGTAGGGTGCAAG AATGTGGCAAGGCAGAACAATGACAGTGATTGTGGAGCTTTTGTCCTTCAG TATTGTAAGTGCCTGGCCCTGGAGCAGCCTTTCAGCTTTGGTCAGCAGGATATGCCAAAGCTACGGAGACAAATGTACAAAGAACTGTGTCACTGTAAACTGTCTCTGTGA
- the LOC127428056 gene encoding sentrin-specific protease 3-like isoform X2: MRDSGSSLAQTHWSNELTLTAGQEGAGGRGAIGGGNLINLAMAQHAPSPTHFKLGRREEDVSMWGADYAVPEEEEEDENVDMESEEDLVEKKDEGGFQWNDKGDEDWGSPEHSQPVEMDVNVTGGFTYCLAQTKPSPLKERRLARLQYRGKRYVNIRYRLAQQWRTWRQRAKWAGTMGYRRLWRCHRRRHSDSRPYQRQPGGSLLNGDRVGRLSDSCSTNGVPKGKDAIYGANMGDREGRTSPTNVQSQRDKSSLQNQLGSEHISCVQGILDTFLQQYGSLIPIHVNEVVEKLQDVFNESFSSPHRKVMVQHLMQSFQRMSGSAVMRGFRVNYKRHVLTMDDLSTLYGQNWLNDQVMNMYGDLVMDAAPEKVHFFNSFFYDKLRTKGYDGVKRWTKNVDIFQKKFLLIPIHLEVHWSLVCVNVPQRSITYFDSQRTLNRRCPKHIAKYLQAEAIKREQKEFYTGWKGLFKMNVARQNNDSDCGAFVLQYCKCLALEQPFSFGQQDMPKLRRQMYKELCHCKLSL; this comes from the exons ATGAGAGACAGTGGCAGCAGCCTGGCTCAAACACACTGGTCCAATGAGTTGACCCTGACCGCAGGGCAGGAGGGTGCTGGAGGTAGGGGTGCCATTGGAGGCGGCAATTTAATTAACCTGGCCATGGCCCAACATGCCCCCAGCCCCACCCACTTCAAACTGGGCCGCAGAGAGGAAGATGTCAGCATGTGGGGGGCAGACTATGCTGTtcctgaggaggaggaggaagatgaaAATGTGGATATGGAGAGTGAAGAGGATCTGGTGGAAAAGAAAGATGAGGGTGGTTTCCAGTGGAATGATAAAGGTGATGAGGACTGGGGATCACCAGAACACTCACAGCCAGTGGAGATGGATGTAAATGTTACAGGTGGCTTTACCTACTGCTTGGCCCAGACTAAGCCCAGTCCACTTAAAGAGAGGAGGCTAGCCCGGTTGCAATATCGGGGCAAGAGGTATGTGAACATTCGCTACCGTCTGGCCCAACAGTGGAGAACTTGGCGCCAGCGAGCCAAATGGGCAGGAACTATGGGATATAGGAGGTTATGGAGATGTCACAGACGCCGCCACTCTGACAGTCGGCCTTACCAGAGACAGCCTGGCGGTTCATTGTTAAATGGAGATCGAGTAGGACGTTTGTCTG aCTCCTGTAGCACAAATGGGGTTCCAAAAGGAAAGGATGCTATCTATGGAGCAAACATGGGGGACAGGGAGGGGCGGACCTCCCCTACCAATGTCCAATCTCAACGGGACAAGTCATCCCTACAGAATCAGCTTGGCAGTGAACACATCTCTTGTGTACAAG GTATTCTGGATACGTTTCTCCAGCAGTACGGCAGTTTGATTCCCATCCATGTGAATGAAGTGGTGGAGAAGCTTCAGGACGTCTTCAATGAGAGCTTCTCAAGTCCTCACAG GAAAGTAATGGTGCAACATTTAATGCAGTCTTTTCAGCGCATGTCTGGAAGTGCAGTAATGCGAGGCTTCCGTGTAAATTACAAACGTCATGTTCTCACCATGGATGATCTGAGCACGCTGTATGGCCAGAACTGGCTAAATGATCAG GTCATGAACATGTATGGGGATTTGGTCATGGATGCTGCCCCTGAAAAG GTCCACTTTTTCAACAGCTTCTTTTATGACAAACTTCGGACGAAAGGTTATGACGGGGTCAAACGTTGGACAAAAAAC GTTGATATTTTCCAGAAGAAGTTCTTGTTGATCCCTATTCACCTGGAGGTGCACTGGTCATTAGTGTGTGTAAATGTTCCTCAGCGTAGCATCACATACTTTGATTCCCAGAGGACCCTCAACCGCCGTTGCCCCAAA CACATTGCCAAATACCTGCAAGCGGAGGCAATCAAGAGAGAACAGAAAGAATTTTACACAGGGTGGAAAGGCCTTTTCAAAATG AATGTGGCAAGGCAGAACAATGACAGTGATTGTGGAGCTTTTGTCCTTCAG TATTGTAAGTGCCTGGCCCTGGAGCAGCCTTTCAGCTTTGGTCAGCAGGATATGCCAAAGCTACGGAGACAAATGTACAAAGAACTGTGTCACTGTAAACTGTCTCTGTGA